From Mucilaginibacter rubeus, a single genomic window includes:
- a CDS encoding TonB-dependent receptor plug domain-containing protein gives MRKQLPILTLFFIAVIMFCHSNAIGQTADTSKSVFNLGQVNIIGIKDSVRSSKLNIHTLNLYNRYDVSHALNLLPGVILTAVGPRNESAINVRGFDIRQVPVYLDGVPLYVPYDGYVDLARYNTFNLSEIIVSKGYSSVLFGPNAEGGAINLISRKPAKPFELNAVAGYLSGGYRLNTNIGGTFGKFYYQVSASQLKRDYFPLSSKFTPVKNEDGGHRDNSYSNDVDVSGKIGFTPTESQEYAVGYTYHHGTKGTPVYAGDDTQNSLFKNPRYWKWPNWDTRGLYLLSNNKLNSTNVIKTRWYYDQFKNEIDSYDNASYNTITKPYAFRSIYNDYTLGGNVTFENTDLKNNNFSVAAHFKQDVHREHNIGEPTRRDADNNFYIGAEDTYHITSALKVNAGVAYNDRRSIQAQQYTNNTISDLPANSNGAWNVQGLIQCDVDNANSLSFSVARKTRFATIKDRYSYKFGTAIPNPDLKAEDALNYDLSYHSLIGGKLSIQASGFYSKINNSIQTVNNVAVDPVTKTNQSQVQNVGRAEYYGAEFAVGYPIIPQLRVDANYTLIVRNNLSAPQIHFTDVPKNKIFASLQYSPLAKLYFLASEEYNSKRYSTSYGTVSGAFYLTNVKAHITLVKGFAIEGGVNNLFDRNYTLVEGYPEMGRNYFANLIFNY, from the coding sequence ATGAGAAAACAATTACCTATTTTAACTCTGTTTTTTATTGCTGTAATTATGTTTTGCCACAGCAATGCTATCGGGCAAACAGCAGATACGAGCAAAAGCGTATTTAACCTTGGCCAGGTAAATATTATCGGTATCAAGGATAGTGTTCGGTCAAGCAAGCTAAATATCCATACCCTTAATTTGTATAACCGTTACGATGTTTCGCACGCGTTGAACCTCCTGCCCGGTGTTATACTTACCGCGGTTGGCCCAAGAAACGAATCGGCTATTAATGTGCGTGGTTTTGATATCAGGCAGGTACCGGTTTATTTGGATGGCGTTCCGCTTTATGTGCCTTACGATGGTTATGTTGATCTGGCCCGGTACAACACTTTTAATTTGTCTGAGATCATTGTATCTAAAGGGTATTCATCTGTACTATTTGGTCCCAATGCCGAAGGCGGTGCTATCAACCTCATCAGCCGCAAGCCTGCTAAACCATTTGAATTGAATGCTGTGGCCGGTTACCTGAGCGGCGGCTACAGGTTGAATACCAACATCGGCGGCACATTTGGTAAGTTTTATTACCAGGTATCGGCTTCTCAATTAAAGCGCGACTACTTTCCGTTATCTTCAAAATTTACGCCTGTTAAAAACGAAGACGGTGGCCATCGCGATAATTCATACAGTAATGATGTTGACGTAAGCGGTAAAATTGGCTTCACCCCAACAGAATCCCAGGAATATGCCGTTGGTTATACCTATCACCATGGCACCAAAGGCACTCCTGTTTATGCGGGCGATGATACCCAGAACTCTTTGTTCAAAAACCCCCGTTACTGGAAATGGCCAAATTGGGATACCCGTGGTTTGTACTTATTGAGTAACAATAAGCTCAACAGCACAAATGTGATTAAAACCCGCTGGTATTATGATCAGTTTAAAAATGAGATTGACAGCTATGATAACGCGTCATACAATACCATCACCAAACCTTATGCCTTCAGGAGTATTTATAATGACTATACTTTAGGCGGCAACGTAACTTTTGAAAACACCGATCTAAAAAATAACAATTTCAGCGTAGCCGCCCATTTTAAGCAGGATGTTCACCGCGAACATAACATTGGTGAACCTACACGCCGCGATGCCGATAACAACTTCTATATCGGAGCTGAAGACACTTACCATATAACATCCGCATTGAAAGTAAACGCCGGCGTGGCTTATAACGACAGACGCAGCATCCAGGCCCAGCAATACACCAACAATACAATCAGCGATTTGCCAGCCAACAGTAATGGTGCCTGGAACGTACAGGGCTTAATTCAATGCGATGTTGATAATGCTAATTCATTAAGCTTTTCGGTAGCACGTAAAACAAGGTTTGCTACTATTAAAGACCGTTATTCTTATAAATTTGGTACCGCCATCCCTAACCCAGATCTGAAAGCTGAAGACGCGCTGAACTACGATCTGAGCTATCATTCGCTTATCGGTGGTAAGCTATCAATTCAAGCCTCTGGTTTTTATAGCAAGATCAATAACAGTATCCAAACCGTAAATAACGTAGCTGTTGATCCGGTAACTAAAACAAACCAGTCGCAGGTGCAAAATGTTGGCCGCGCCGAGTATTATGGTGCCGAGTTTGCGGTTGGTTATCCTATTATTCCGCAGTTAAGGGTTGATGCAAACTATACTTTAATAGTGCGTAATAATTTATCGGCCCCGCAAATTCATTTTACTGATGTGCCCAAGAATAAAATATTTGCTTCGTTGCAATATTCGCCGCTTGCTAAATTGTATTTCCTGGCATCTGAAGAGTATAATTCAAAAAGGTACAGCACCAGTTACGGTACAGTATCAGGAGCGTTTTACCTCACCAACGTAAAAGCACATATTACCTTGGTTAAAGGATTTGCAATTGAAGGCGGTGTAAACAACCTTTTCGACAGGAATTACACGCTGGTTGAAGGTTACCCGGAAATGGGCAGAAATTACTTTGCCAACCTGATTTTTAACTACTAA
- a CDS encoding DUF4286 family protein, producing MIVYNDTIIIDETIHDEWLNYIKTIHIPAIMATGHFSSYRILTVIDSPNEGVTYCIQYNADSIEHFQQFYMNHLHKFQATHQEKFNEKFVMFNTLMEEVE from the coding sequence ATGATTGTATACAACGATACCATAATAATTGATGAAACCATTCATGACGAATGGCTTAACTATATCAAAACCATTCATATCCCGGCTATAATGGCCACCGGGCATTTCAGTTCATATCGTATCCTGACGGTTATTGATTCGCCTAACGAGGGGGTTACTTACTGCATTCAGTATAATGCCGATAGCATTGAACATTTTCAGCAGTTTTATATGAACCACCTGCATAAATTTCAGGCTACCCACCAGGAAAAATTCAACGAAAAATTTGTAATGTTCAACACCTTGATGGAAGAGGTAGAATAA
- a CDS encoding YdeI/OmpD-associated family protein, giving the protein MVDFNTIILQFAEQGEKTGWTYIEIPADIAQEMKPGNKKSFRVKGKLDEFEVRGMALMPMGKGNFIMALRREVCKAIHKHRGAMLRVRLEPDDDFKYIIPDDLQECLEYEPEGGEFFHSLAESHRGYFIKWIDSAKTEATRANRIASTVNAMVRRMDYGQMLRAQKKARE; this is encoded by the coding sequence ATGGTTGATTTTAATACCATTATTTTACAATTTGCCGAACAGGGCGAAAAAACCGGGTGGACATACATTGAAATTCCTGCTGATATAGCACAGGAAATGAAGCCCGGAAATAAAAAATCATTCCGGGTAAAAGGTAAGCTTGATGAATTTGAAGTACGCGGAATGGCGTTAATGCCCATGGGTAAAGGCAATTTTATCATGGCCTTGCGCCGGGAGGTTTGCAAAGCTATCCATAAACATCGGGGTGCTATGCTCCGGGTGCGCCTTGAGCCTGATGATGATTTTAAGTATATCATTCCCGATGATTTACAGGAGTGTTTAGAATATGAGCCCGAAGGCGGTGAGTTTTTTCATAGCCTTGCCGAAAGCCACCGCGGATATTTTATAAAATGGATTGATAGCGCCAAAACAGAAGCTACCCGCGCCAACCGGATAGCGAGCACGGTTAACGCCATGGTGCGCCGTATGGATTATGGCCAGATGTTAAGGGCGCAAAAAAAGGCAAGGGAGTAA
- a CDS encoding tetratricopeptide repeat protein: MRALYIVIILTFCISARLLAQDNELLLAKQYSANGEPQKALEIYQKLYKQNNENYYSVYVNTLLNLKKFDEAESITKKLIRRHPDDHQYAIMMGNIYTQEGNMSKADAIYDDLIKSLPADQGEISALASQFYQSANIDYVIKIFQQGRKLLKNDNAFTYELINLYRFKRDKVSLTEEYLNFLPQNPNFINQAENAFSSIYEGNADYDMLKVALLRRIQKDPQQTIYADLLTWQYLQQKEFGLALNQALALSRRQNDDGNSIYDLCRTFIANEAYDEAIRGYEYIISKGKTSPLYIPSKIELINTKNLKVTSGKYLPEDLLGLEKDYNDLLTEFGRNNSTAFAMQKLANLQAYKLHKLKDAQKLLEEATKLGDIRPTLLADCKLDLGDIYLLNNQPWEATLLYSQVEKDFPATAIGQDAVFRNAKLAYYTGDFTWAKGQLDVLKVATSQLIANDALNLLLLIQDNLAADSTGAALKMYARADLQIFAQNPEKAVMILDSIGKKFPNNALDDDIMMSKSRILIQQKDYAGAVPLLKKILEQHPSDLWADDAVFMLGDIYENRLNDKTIAQSYYQKIITDYPGSLWINEARKRFRLLRGDKPDAS, translated from the coding sequence ATGAGGGCTTTATATATTGTTATTATTCTTACTTTTTGCATTAGCGCCCGGCTACTTGCGCAGGATAACGAACTGCTGCTGGCCAAGCAATACAGCGCTAATGGCGAACCTCAAAAAGCGCTCGAAATTTATCAGAAACTATATAAGCAAAACAACGAGAATTATTACAGTGTGTATGTAAATACGCTGCTCAACCTCAAGAAATTTGACGAGGCCGAAAGCATCACCAAAAAGCTGATCCGCCGCCATCCGGATGATCACCAGTACGCCATTATGATGGGTAATATTTATACCCAGGAAGGCAATATGAGCAAGGCCGATGCTATTTATGATGACCTTATTAAAAGTCTGCCTGCCGATCAGGGCGAGATTTCCGCGCTGGCATCCCAGTTTTACCAGAGCGCTAATATTGATTATGTCATCAAAATTTTTCAGCAGGGACGTAAGCTGCTCAAAAATGATAATGCGTTTACCTACGAACTTATTAACCTCTATCGTTTTAAGCGCGATAAGGTATCGCTTACCGAGGAGTATCTGAACTTTTTACCACAAAACCCCAACTTTATAAATCAGGCCGAAAACGCTTTTTCAAGCATATACGAAGGCAATGCCGATTACGATATGCTGAAAGTAGCTTTGCTAAGGCGCATTCAGAAAGATCCGCAGCAAACCATTTATGCCGATCTGTTAACCTGGCAATACCTGCAGCAAAAAGAATTTGGCCTGGCCCTTAACCAGGCGCTGGCTTTGAGCCGCCGGCAAAACGATGATGGCAATAGCATCTATGATCTTTGCCGCACCTTTATTGCTAACGAAGCTTATGACGAGGCCATCCGTGGATATGAGTATATCATCAGCAAAGGAAAAACATCGCCATTATATATTCCCTCAAAAATTGAGCTTATCAATACCAAAAACCTTAAGGTAACATCAGGAAAGTATTTACCGGAGGACTTACTTGGGCTCGAAAAAGACTATAACGATCTGCTAACCGAATTTGGCCGCAACAACAGCACAGCCTTCGCCATGCAAAAGCTTGCCAATTTGCAGGCCTACAAGCTGCATAAACTAAAAGACGCTCAAAAATTACTGGAAGAGGCTACTAAACTCGGCGATATCAGGCCAACACTACTGGCCGATTGCAAGCTTGACTTAGGTGATATTTACCTGCTTAACAACCAACCCTGGGAAGCCACCCTGCTTTACAGCCAGGTTGAAAAGGATTTTCCGGCCACCGCTATCGGACAGGATGCAGTGTTCAGAAACGCGAAGTTAGCCTACTATACCGGCGATTTTACCTGGGCAAAGGGACAGTTAGATGTACTGAAAGTTGCTACATCGCAACTGATTGCCAATGACGCGCTTAACCTGCTGTTGTTAATACAGGATAATCTTGCTGCCGATAGCACCGGGGCCGCGCTTAAAATGTATGCCCGTGCCGACCTGCAGATCTTTGCTCAAAATCCGGAAAAGGCGGTTATGATATTGGATAGCATCGGCAAAAAGTTTCCGAATAATGCTCTGGACGATGACATCATGATGTCGAAATCACGCATCCTGATCCAGCAAAAAGATTACGCCGGCGCGGTACCATTATTGAAAAAAATTCTTGAACAACACCCCTCCGACTTATGGGCGGATGACGCTGTATTTATGTTGGGCGATATTTATGAAAACCGGCTGAATGATAAAACCATAGCCCAAAGCTACTACCAAAAAATCATAACCGATTACCCCGGCAGTCTCTGGATAAATGAAGCCCGTAAGCGTTTTAGGCTATTAAGAGGCGATAAACCGGATGCGTCATAA
- a CDS encoding winged helix-turn-helix domain-containing protein translates to MSIPPFKLNGRIWLEIDEEKVLGHGRVELLERIHESGSIRQAALQMKMSYKQAWDLVNHINNGFKQPLVISKRGGKGGGIALLTPFGQEVIGEFKELQQKFFRFLDKNGKK, encoded by the coding sequence ATGAGTATCCCTCCATTTAAACTTAACGGCCGTATCTGGTTAGAAATAGACGAAGAAAAAGTACTTGGCCATGGCCGGGTTGAACTGCTTGAGCGGATCCATGAGTCTGGCTCTATCAGGCAGGCCGCATTGCAAATGAAAATGTCATACAAGCAAGCCTGGGACCTGGTTAATCATATTAACAATGGCTTTAAACAACCGCTTGTGATCTCCAAGCGAGGGGGAAAGGGAGGCGGAATAGCTTTGCTTACCCCTTTTGGACAAGAGGTTATTGGGGAGTTTAAGGAATTGCAACAAAAATTCTTTCGTTTTTTGGACAAAAACGGGAAAAAGTAA
- a CDS encoding cytochrome-c peroxidase, translating to MKRKVKDNHEIKHKQSSFPRTGKVYLVLCLLFVITGLTAYTGTEPVVPMGDYVFNYPANFGNRINVPADNPTTQQGVYLGRLLFYEPKLSATNAISCGNCHQQSKAFTDGRALSIGVNNGLATRNSMSLANLLWARKFFWDGRAASLEDQVLFPLTNPHEMGQSIQVSVQKLSNTKLYPGLFKIVYGDSTITGDRIAKAIAQFERTLISANSRYDQYLRNAYKPTGDELKGMELFNRGPDPEKGIRGANCTHCHGGPKTYLELFHNNGLDSISKDEGMAAFTGLVTDRGRFKVPTLRNIALTAPYMHDGRFKTLDEVVDHYSEHIKQSVSLSAFLQGESNEVGGHSLKLLPKEKKQLIAFLNMLTDSTFITDKRFGNPHQSTKN from the coding sequence GTGAAGAGAAAAGTGAAAGACAACCACGAGATAAAGCATAAACAATCTTCTTTCCCACGTACGGGCAAGGTTTATCTTGTGCTGTGCCTTTTGTTTGTTATCACAGGCTTAACAGCTTATACGGGTACGGAGCCGGTTGTGCCCATGGGCGATTATGTATTTAATTATCCAGCCAATTTCGGCAACAGAATTAATGTACCTGCTGATAACCCCACCACACAACAAGGGGTTTATTTGGGGCGATTGCTTTTTTATGAGCCGAAGCTATCTGCAACCAATGCCATTTCGTGTGGCAACTGTCATCAGCAATCAAAAGCATTTACCGATGGGCGGGCTTTAAGTATTGGTGTTAATAATGGTTTGGCTACACGTAACTCCATGTCGCTGGCTAATTTGTTATGGGCCCGGAAGTTTTTTTGGGACGGACGGGCTGCAAGTTTGGAAGATCAGGTTTTATTTCCGCTCACTAACCCGCACGAAATGGGGCAATCTATACAGGTATCGGTACAAAAGCTAAGCAATACCAAATTGTACCCTGGCTTGTTTAAAATTGTTTACGGTGATAGTACCATAACAGGCGACCGTATAGCGAAGGCGATAGCCCAATTTGAGCGGACGCTGATCTCTGCCAATTCCCGTTATGACCAGTACCTACGCAATGCTTATAAACCCACCGGTGATGAGCTGAAAGGAATGGAACTTTTTAACCGTGGCCCTGATCCTGAAAAAGGTATCCGCGGGGCCAATTGTACCCATTGCCATGGCGGCCCTAAAACCTACCTTGAGCTTTTTCATAACAACGGGTTAGATAGTATATCAAAAGACGAAGGTATGGCAGCCTTTACGGGTTTGGTTACCGATAGGGGCCGATTTAAAGTTCCAACTCTGCGTAACATAGCCTTGACTGCTCCTTACATGCACGATGGTCGCTTTAAAACGCTTGACGAAGTGGTTGACCATTACAGCGAACACATTAAACAATCGGTATCATTAAGCGCTTTTTTGCAGGGCGAATCAAATGAAGTAGGAGGGCATTCGCTGAAACTGCTGCCTAAAGAAAAAAAACAATTAATTGCATTTCTGAATATGCTTACCGATTCTACCTTTATAACGGATAAGCGCTTTGGCAATCCGCATCAATCAACAAAAAATTAA
- a CDS encoding nuclear transport factor 2 family protein: MKTLKSIMLGLALLVAGTAAKAANKIDGDNLTKNYAINTYIDAMTRGKIQGFNDVVDQSAKFSMLRGTKVLSFSKTEVVDLLKANKNTEQDCVTSTSIVESNNDLAVVKVDMKYNTFTRSNYVTVTNTGSGWKITNVYSVFK; encoded by the coding sequence ATGAAAACTTTAAAATCAATCATGCTTGGCTTAGCCCTTTTAGTAGCAGGCACCGCAGCAAAAGCAGCAAATAAAATAGATGGCGATAACTTAACCAAAAATTATGCGATCAACACATACATTGATGCCATGACCCGCGGCAAAATCCAGGGCTTTAACGATGTGGTAGATCAGTCGGCAAAATTCAGCATGTTACGCGGCACTAAAGTATTAAGTTTTAGCAAAACCGAAGTAGTTGATTTATTAAAAGCCAACAAAAATACCGAGCAGGATTGCGTTACCAGTACTTCAATTGTTGAAAGCAACAATGACCTGGCAGTAGTAAAAGTTGATATGAAATACAACACTTTTACCCGCAGCAATTATGTAACCGTTACCAACACCGGCAGCGGCTGGAAAATCACAAACGTGTACAGCGTTTTTAAATAA
- a CDS encoding molybdopterin-dependent oxidoreductase — protein sequence MKKYTIVLLLLIAGLTTNAQTATKEAVIKVTGEVTTPLTIGNAEFQQYKQTTVTRKDRDGKDHTYSGVLVSDILGKAGVTLGPELRGENLAKYLLVEASDGYQVLFALAELDKGFTDRTIILADKVDGQPLVPADGPFRIIVQDEKKPARCIKQVTAMKVMFAK from the coding sequence ATGAAAAAATACACCATTGTACTGTTGTTACTGATAGCCGGTTTAACAACCAATGCCCAAACTGCAACAAAGGAAGCTGTTATAAAAGTAACCGGAGAAGTAACAACACCACTTACTATAGGCAACGCTGAATTTCAGCAATACAAACAAACAACAGTAACCCGTAAGGACAGGGACGGTAAAGATCATACCTACTCAGGTGTACTTGTATCGGATATACTGGGAAAAGCGGGTGTTACTTTAGGCCCTGAACTCCGTGGTGAAAACCTGGCAAAATATCTTTTAGTAGAAGCCAGCGATGGTTACCAGGTGCTTTTTGCCCTTGCCGAACTGGACAAGGGTTTTACAGATCGTACTATCATTCTTGCCGATAAGGTCGATGGTCAACCCCTGGTTCCGGCCGATGGCCCGTTCCGCATTATTGTTCAGGACGAAAAGAAGCCGGCACGCTGTATAAAACAGGTTACGGCAATGAAGGTTATGTTTGCTAAGTAG